A genomic stretch from Penicillium digitatum chromosome 4, complete sequence includes:
- a CDS encoding Allantoate permease encodes MLSKRKITTRDLRPVYLELQPGPEQTATTEEPPATAEEPPATTEDPPATTEEPPATTEEPPATAEEPPATAEEPPATTEEPPATAEEPPATAEEPPATTEEPPATTEEPPATTEEPPATTEEPPATAEEPPATTEEPPATAEEPPATTEEPPATCKVPSEEPACTTNWSRETRHCSRIASCVCCVCKKEIQHVRNYNRGHRDCTEPQDRH; translated from the exons atgcttagtaaaaggaagatcacgacacgtgatctccgacctgtttatcttgaacttca acccggtcctgagcagaccgctaccaccgaagaaccgcctgctaccgctgaagaaccgcctgctaccactgaagatccgcctgctaccactgaagaaccgcctgctaccactgaagaaccgcctgctaccgctgaagaaccgcctgctaccgctgaagaaccgcctgctaccactgaagaaccgcctgctaccgctgaagaaccgcctgctaccgctgaagaaccgcctgctaccactgaagaaccgcctgctaccactgaagaaccgcctgctaccactgaagaaccgcctgctaccactgaagaaccgcctgctaccgctgaagaaccgcctgctaccactgaagaaccgcctgctaccgctgaagaaccgcctgctaccactgaagaaccgcctgctacctgtaaagtcccgtccgaggaacctgcctgcacgaccaactggtctcgagaaacgagacattgcagccgtatcgctagctgcgtgtgctgcgtatgcaagaaagaaatacagcatgttcgcaattacaaccgcggacatcgagactgcactgaaccccaagaccgacactga